The sequence below is a genomic window from Leptolyngbya sp. NIES-3755.
CCTTTAATTCGAGCCAGTCGATTCAGAACTTGTTGCGTGTGAGCGTGAGCCATGATAATGCCCCCCCTGGGGATCAAGATACCTTGATTCTACAATCTCTACAAACGAGAAAAACAGGTATTCAGAAAGACGCGAGGTGATTGAGTTCTTCTCAGATACGTCTGGTTAGCCGCTAACCAAAATCAGGATAATGAGATCGTTTTCAGTCACTCAAGAAACGCTGCATGATTAGCAAACATCGTGACCTATTCAGCAATCAAACAGGGAAAATGGCTGGTTGGGTCGAGGGGGGATATTATTCCCCGCCCCTCCCATTTAGATCCGGACGTGCAGATTTTTCCGCATCCGGCTCCCGACGTTCTTAGCTTTCGCTTTTGCTCTTGTGAACAAGATCGTGACAGCTTTCATGAATTGCTAGAAGGTTGTTTTTCTTCCAGTTGGAGTGGTTTCCATCGACGTGATGTAGATGTACCTTCTCGTCACTTAGCAGTTTTAAGCCACAATATCCACATTCATGGTTCTGCCGCTTTAAGGCTTTAGAGGTTTCGCCATCATACAGCTTGCTGTTACGCTCGCTCCAGTAGGCAATGTCTCCATCAAAGGGAGATTTCTCTCCCGTGACATTAGAGTGTCTGTTCTCGGAGTGAGGAATCGCTGGAAACGCTTTGTTCAGTAATTGCTTACTGGTGCTGCGGTTCTGTTTTGATTCCTTATTGAATACCTTAAACGCTCTATTTTGCATGTGATACAGCGAAAACCGTGTTCCGCTCATCTTGCAGAAGCGGTGGTAGTTCCTCCAGCCTCTAACTACGGGTGCTAGTTTGTTAGCCTTATCCGTAGCACCATAATTCGAGTGGTTAACGATGCGTTTTACTTTCTGTCGGAATGTTTTGAAGTTATCCACCGAAGGGACACTTCTAAACTTTCCGTTTTTCTGCACGACGAAGTGCCAACCAAGAAAGTCAAATCCGTCTGTCGAGGCGGTTAGTTTTGTCTTCTTTTCACTGACCTGCATTCCTCGCTGGGCAAGAAACTGGCTAATTCTGTCAAGGATTGCCTCGGCATCATCTTGTGGTTTGAGAATATAAATCATATCATCGGCATATCGCACCGATTGATGAATCTTCTCAATTCCGTTCAAGGCGATGTTGGCAAGTAACGGGCTGACCACTCCACCTTGTTGTGTTCCTTGTTCCGGAAAATCTGGATTGACTCCTGCTTTGAGGCATCGGAAGATACCGAGCTTTATACCTAATGGGGCAATGAGTCTTTCCATGATAGAGGCATGGCTGATCCGGTCGAAGCATCGTTCGATATCGAGTTCAATGACCCGCTTTTCGATTCCG
It includes:
- a CDS encoding hypothetical protein (reverse transcriptase homolog;~similar to AA sequence:cyanobase_aa:alr7241), yielding MVRHDSNASESWKELPWKKYRRNLFRLQRRVFKAVREDDKRKARSLQKLILKSLAARLLAIRQITQLNAGKKTAGIDGKASLTCEERYKLSEYLKSHYNNWHHQKLREISIPKKDGKSRILKVPTIADRAWQCLTKFALEPAHEATFHARSYGFRAGRSAHDAQKFLFQNLRSMSHGIEKRVIELDIERCFDRISHASIMERLIAPLGIKLGIFRCLKAGVNPDFPEQGTQQGGVVSPLLANIALNGIEKIHQSVRYADDMIYILKPQDDAEAILDRISQFLAQRGMQVSEKKTKLTASTDGFDFLGWHFVVQKNGKFRSVPSVDNFKTFRQKVKRIVNHSNYGATDKANKLAPVVRGWRNYHRFCKMSGTRFSLYHMQNRAFKVFNKESKQNRSTSKQLLNKAFPAIPHSENRHSNVTGEKSPFDGDIAYWSERNSKLYDGETSKALKRQNHECGYCGLKLLSDEKVHLHHVDGNHSNWKKNNLLAIHESCHDLVHKSKSES